The Euphorbia lathyris chromosome 2, ddEupLath1.1, whole genome shotgun sequence genome includes a window with the following:
- the LOC136216779 gene encoding pentatricopeptide repeat-containing protein At1g01970, whose amino-acid sequence MANCGSSILTFPFQISQLSIETTKPNFIQFLGTSLFQKPVNFATHVQQVVASVDDGGSKLEKEKPRFKWLDVGTNITEAQKKTISELPPKMTKRCKALLRQIICHSYQTQGASLSDLLGAWARIMKPRRTDWLSILKHLKMIEHPLYLQVAEHALLEESFEANVRDYTKVIHCYGKQNQLQIAENVLLAMKERGFVIDQVTLTTMIHIYSKAGKLEQAEETFEELKLLGHPLDGRAYGSMIMAYIRAGMPREGEVLLAEMNDREIYAGTEVYKALLRAYCMAGDADGAQRVFDSIQFAGIPPDARMCGLLINAYLMAGQSQKALIAYRNMRKAGLEPSDKCNALALGAYEKDNNLDGALNFLIGLEREGIMVGKEASEVLAGWFRRLGVVKEVELVLREYVGKEVSC is encoded by the exons ATGGCGAATTGTGGGAGTAGCATTCTTACTTTCCCATTCCAAATTTCCCAACTAAGCATTGAAACTACAAAGCCGAATTTCATTCAATTCCTAGGTACATCGTTATTTCAGAAACCTGTAAATTTTGCAACCCACGTTCAACAGGTAGTAGCTTCTGTAGATGACGGCGGATCAAAATTAGAAAAGGAAAAGCCAAGATTTAAGTGGCTGGATGTTGGCACTAATATTACAGAAGCACAAAAGAAGACTATATCTGAACTTCCTCCGAAGATGACTAAACGGTGTAAGGCGCTTTTGAGACAGATAATTTGCCACTCTTACCAAACTCAGGGTGCCAGTTTATCGGATTTGTTGGGTGCGTGGGCCAGGATTATGAAACCTAGAAGAACCGATTGGCTTTCAATTCTTAAACATTTGAAGATGATTGAGCATCCTCTTTATCTTcag GTGGCTGAACATGCTCTGCTAGAAGAATCTTTTGAGGCTAATGTCCGTGACTACACAAAGGTCATTCATTGTTACGGCAAGCAAAACCAACTTCAAATTGCTGAAAATGTTCTCTTGGCCATGAAGGAAAGAGGCTTTGTGATAGATCAGGTAACTTTAACTACCATGATTCACATATACAGCAAGGCTGGTAAGCTTGAGCAGGCTGAGGAAACTTTTGAAGAGCTCAAGCTACTTGGCCATCCATTGGATGGCAGAGCATACGGCTCAATGATCATGGCCTACATTAGAGCTGGAATGCCTCGTGAAGGAGAAGTTTTACTAGCAGAAATGAATGACCGAGAAATTTATGCAGGGACTGAAGTTTACAAGGCATTGTTAAGAGCTTATTGTATGGCTGGTGATGCTGATGGAGCTCAGAGAGTTTTTGACAGTATTCAGTTTGCAGGTATTCCTCCAGATGCTAGAATGTGCGGACTCCTTATAAATGCTTACCTGATGGCTGGTCAAAGTCAGAAGGCACTTATCGCGTACCGAAATATGAGGAAGGCTGGTCTTGAACCTAGTGATAAATGTAACGCCCTGGCATTGGGTGCATACGAGAAGGACAACAATCTGGATGGAGCCCTGAACTTCCTAATAGGATTGGAGAGAGAGGGAATCATGGTTGGTAAAGAAGCTTCAGAAGTTTTGGCTGGGTGGTTTAGAAGATTAGGAGTGGTTAAAGAAGTGGAGCTTGTTCTGAGAGAATATGTTGGCAAGGAAGTTAGTTGCTAA
- the LOC136216776 gene encoding uncharacterized protein, whose product MDPILPIALLSVIIGALIALIFFKTYFFKRKSEITSIANPELQSDPTKPKKPAHNVNRKAHPKSHSHSTDKDPNKRHHPLDLNTLKGHTDSVTGLSFSSDGRSLATACADGVIRVFKLDDASSKSFKFHRISLPAGAVPVAVAFSDDASSIVVASQTLIGASLHMFGEEKVKPAADSKQQPKLPLPEKKWEHQKIHDKRAVLSLVGAPSTYGTADGSTIVASCSEETDIKLWHGKTGKNVGNVDTNQLKNNMAAISPNGRFLAAAAFTADVKVWEIVYSKDGSVKEVPKVMQLKGHKSAVTWLCFTPDSEKIITVSKDGSMRIWNINVRYHLDEDPKTLKVFPIPLHDSRGTTLQYDRISLSPDGKILAATNGSTLQWLCVETGKILDTAEKAHDGDITWIAWTPKTIPTGNGQAFVLGTASVDKKVKLWAAPSPNST is encoded by the exons ATGGATCCGATTCTTCCGATTGCGCTTCTTTCGGTCATTATTGGAGCTCTGATCGCTCTCATCTTCTTCAAAACCTACTTCTTCAAGAGAAAATCCGAAATCACTTCCATTGCCAATCCCGAACTCCAGTCGGATCCTACAAAACCTAAGAAACCTGCTCACAATGTCAACAGGAAGGCCCATCCCAAATCGCACTCGCATTCCACTGATAAG GATCCAAATAAGCGACATCATCCTTTGGATTTGAATACCCTAAAAGGCCACACGGATTCGGTGACTGGGCTATCTTTTTCCAGTGATGGACGGAGTCTGGCAACAG CTTGTGCTGATGGAGTGATCAGGGTATTTAAGTTGGACGATGCTTCAAGCAAAAGTTTCAA GTTTCATAGAATTAGTTTGCCTGCTGGAGCTGTTCCGGTGGCAGTGGCCTTTTCTGATGATGCATCTTCTATAGTAGTGGCTTCTCAAACTCTGATTGGTGCATCCTTACATATGTTTGGAGAAGAAAAGGTCAAACCTGCTGCTGACTCTAAGCAGCAACCCAAGCTTCCTCTTCCTGAAAAAAAATGGGAACATCAGAAAATTCATGACAAAAGGGCTGTTCTGAGCCTGGTTGGAGCTCCTTCAACCTATGGAACTGCTGATGGAAGTACAATTGTTGCTTCTTGTTCAGAAG AAACTGATATTAAACTTTGGCATGGAAAGACTGGAAAGAATGTGGGGAATGTGGATACAAATCAATTGAAGAACAACATGGCTGCTATATCACCAAATGGACGTTTTCTTGCTGCTGCGGCTTTTACTGCAGACGTGAAG GTTTGGGAGATTGTATACTCAAAGGATGGTTCTGTGAAGGAGGTTCCAAAAGTCATGCAACTTAAAGGTCACAAG AGTGCAGTAACTTGGCTATGCTTTACTCCGGACTCAGAGAAAATAATCACGGTCTCAAAAGATGGTTCAATGAGAATTTGGAACATCAATG TTCGATACCATCTTGACGAGGATCCGAAGACTCTAAAGGTGTTTCCAATTCCACTTCATGATTCACGCGGTACTACTTTGCAATATGATCGAATCAGTTTATCCCCTGATGGCAAGATATTGGCAGCAACCAATGGTTCAACACTGCAGTGGTTATGTGTAGAAACTGGAAAGATACTGGATACTGCTGAGAAAGCCCATGATG GCGATATCACATGGATTGCTTGGACACCAAAGACCATTCCAACAG GTAATGGGCAGGCGTTTGTGTTGGGTACAGCGAGTGTTGACAAGAAAGTAAAACTATGGGCTGCTCCATCACCCAATTCAACATAA
- the LOC136216780 gene encoding LOB domain-containing protein 18, producing the protein MSATVHPSSSGSSGGGGVGGGGGGGSGSSGGGGGSGPCGACKFLRRKCVPGCIFAPYFDSEQGAAHFAAVHKVFGASNVSKLLLHIPVHKRLDAVVTICYEAQARLRDPVYGCVAHIFALQQQVVNLQAELSYLQAHLATLELPSPPPPPPPPQTLLTPQPLSISDLPSASSALGSYDLQSLFDPITQNSWSMQQRLMDPRHQFGGSSGSSSLTTIGGGSGGGGGDLHSLARELLHRHGSPSHGSMPCSGALSSSPSSISK; encoded by the exons ATGAGTGCGACTGTGCATCCTAGCAGCAGCGGTAGCAGCGGCGGCGGAGGCGTCggcggaggaggaggaggagggagTGGAAGCAGTGGTGGAGGTGGCGGGAGTGGACCGTGTGGGGCGTGTAAATTTTTGAGGAGAAAATGCGTTCCCGGTTGTATATTTGCTCCGTACTTCGATTCGGAGCAAGGCGCGGCGCATTTCGCAGCTGTGCATAAGGTTTTTGGTGCAAGTAACGTTTCGAAACTTCTCCTGCATATTCCGGTACATAAACGTCTTGATGCGGTGGTTACGATTTGTTACGAAGCTCAAGCTCGTCTCCGAGATCCTGTTTACGGCTGCGTCGCTCATATCTTCGCTCTTCAGCAACAG GTGGTGAACTTACAAGCAGAGCTCTCATATTTGCAAGCCCATTTAGCAACACTAGAGCTTCCGTCGCCACCGCCACCTCCTCCCCCGCCACAAACGCTATTGACACCACAGCCTCTTTCAATATCCGACCTCCCGTCAGCCTCTTCTGCTCTCGGTTCTTATGACTTGCAATCGCTTTTTGATCCCATAACACAAAATTCATGGTCAATGCAACAAAGATTGATGGATCCACGTCATCAATTCGGAGGTAGTAGCGGTTCATCATCGTTAACCACCATAGGCGGTGGCAGTGGCGGTGGCGGTGGCGATCTTCATTCATTGGCACGTGAGCTTCTCCATAGACATGGTTCTCCGTCGCACGGTTCAATGCCATGTAGCGGGGCTTTATCTTCGTCTCCTTCTTCTATCTCAAAGTGA